GAACACTCCACTATTAAACTGTGTAGGCAATATGCCACCACGATTACTTTATGATATAGtatttcagtaaattattgatttattattgtgtCACATTGTGTCTTTACTGTTCGTCTAAACCTTCTGAAACCCATACGGTTACACATGTATACTGGTTGTGGATCCTGAGGTAGATTCACTACATTTTCCATCACCTTGTTAATAGTTTAGATTTTTAGAACATATAGATTTACTTTCAAGTTATTTGCAATTCCATGCCAAGGAAGACATTTGACGAATAAGCtttgcttttattaaatttgatgtaaCTGTATTGCTCAATTAAGTTTTATGTCAAATCTTTCggcaattacaaatttaaacgaATGGGTAGATTAAACTATATGCTTATTATGCAAACTTTATAAAATCTCTATATCCAATTAAAATCCACGGCAGTAAAAATACTCTAGGAACGAAATCTGTTTCTTGCGATCTCAGACTCGTATTATGTGCAGGAGAGGTAACACATTGCCATATCAGGCAGTGTAAACAACTCTTACTGAAATTCTCttttaagaagagaaaaaatgtagTGAACTTCTAAATTACAAGGACTtgcaacaattttatataaataatcttgtTAATACTGTTTCCTCATTCTCATGAATATCAGACAAGCCTAGATGACAAACTGGGATAATAATTTACagatgaatgtaaaaaaatatggaaaatctTATTGTGCTCTGTACATGACTAAATTCCAACACAAAACGATCGATAACCTTTTATAGGTTCTTaatttacgaatatttaataattattttgttaagcTGGGCTTGATATAAAATCCTTATTTTCTTTATGGTTTTAACATTTATGTCAGAcgttactttaaattattgtgtaCACATATTATAATGATGTTTACTTAGTTAAACTAGTCACTTTGTATAATTATTTGCCACATCGCATGCTAACAGAGGCCAATGTTACCTTAGTggaattacatttatataaagcaatatttaagtaatttattccTGAAAGGAACAAAAGTGACATGGTTAAATCACCCTGATACAGCATTACTAGGATATTTTCGATGTTTGCCGTAAACATTTACTCAACTAATTTGATCTGGCAATAATCAATTTCGTCCATTAAGTGGATGGAGTCGTTGAGCCAAACAGCCAGCAATCAGCTTGATTGTGTGGCAGTCTATCAAAGGTGTGGAACAGTAAACCACcacataatataaaaactaaggTTATCTTACTATATATTAAACACCATGTATTTTATGTCTTGTGTTTAAGAAAACCGTTAATTTATTGACTAATTAGTtcgttattacattataaaagtccttacatttatatctatttaaaacttatataatgtagaaataatagcaaattttattatttatttatgtattttatattgtatgtcATGATGTTACTATTACTATTCTTTTTTATAGTATCATTAGTTGGATAAATACCAACTATACTGTCGGATATGTAATGTATACATAGGTTTGTTGGTTCATTTTTTTCGAGCCACTTCATCCGAACATACGTATGTATAAGAAAGTGGGTGTACTCCACATCACATATTTAagaggcttcactgaggttgcgtgcaaagtttaaagattatattttgcCTATTCTTGCTACGTCATATGTTAAATACCATCTTTGCATAcggtttgcttacaaatttaccTATTCTGTGATCTTCTTGCTgctattatggttacccataaaacccaTGTTCGCTAATATGACATGCACTATGATCAAACTATCTTGTTTGTATAGAAGTTAAGctttaagataaatttcacaAACGTACGTCAGTTTTTTTTCAGATatcaggcagacagacagacagataataataaaatatttcctaacttaAAATGTAGAGGAAGAACGGATGGGCATTCATGTAGATTATATGAgaatttttgtgttgttttaattgtaactttatttGCTAAACTTGGTTTACATAAATTTGGATTACTGATCGCTCTTTTATACGTGCTTATACATAAGTTACGATATTGAAAGGCATTTTCGAAATTTgagtaataaaagttaaaaatggaAGAATAAATTGTTACATTATGAAATACATGAgtatacatatttcaaaattttcctcaAGACAATTTATTACCTGGTCAGTCTGTTACTCACGTGTAGATCGTCTCTATTCTATCTCCGCCATTGGTTAAAAAATAAGTATGGAAATTTTCAGTTAcctaacattatataaaaatatagtactttattaacaaaaatataacatgaaaGCTGGAAAGAAAGTAAGGCCACACGGAACATCAGCAAAACTCTTTAACTGATAAGGCATCGTTTGTAGTCGTCGCCTCTCAGCACTTATTTGCATAAATTTGCAATCAGGGTAATTTTGTACCAACTGTCGCACTGTTCTTGCATGTTTGAACCGGTTTGAATACCTTTAATTGATTTACTCAAACGTTTAAAGACTAGAAAATACGTTTATAAAAGTTGTTTGGATTATATACACAAATGCGTTTCTATAATTTaccatttgtaaaacaaatttgtatggAGAAATATCCTAAGTTAATCATCTAAAAAGTACATATATGGGAACTTTAAATAAGTTCTTCTTGTTGTTTgataaatgtttacacaataaaacaataagCCAGTTTTATTGTCTGTTTAAAAACTGCTTTAGTATTGGGACGGTCGGGCAGTGGGGATGGTGGGGCTGACAGTGTTGCCTAATTGTTGCCGCCGAGAACGAAACCTACCACGCCACTTATaaacagtaaacagctgatttgtTCCCTCGCCACTCATGAATGGTTTACGCTCATTCTTCCCATAAGAAGATGAatgggaaatttattaaaacatatataatgatcgttatattatttattggtattcatTTTGCTCATATAGGCCTATGCTAAATATGAGAAATTGTATGTACAGCTGTCTTTATCTTCTGCATTTAGATacgcaaaatataaacaatacaaaagttGGTGAAAATtgagacaaaaattaattattcttgagAAATACCGTTTTAGCCTAATACTGAAAATTGtcttacaaaatgtacaaaagttaaCATAGGCATTACAGGTTTTTTATTGGCCGTACatcactaaaaaaaaactatttaaaaccaattacatGAATGAAAATGGGTAATAATAATCTAACAACCAAAAAATTTATACCAACGGGAGTTTTTGCCATTAGCATTTAAAAGCTGACAGCTGTTAAAAAGTGGCACGgatcttgaatattttatattagtataactTACTTATAATCTTAATACTTCAACTATAACTTTAATCTTAAAAATCCCAGTTTAAAAACCTGTTGGAATTCTATAAGGAAATAGTTTTTAtggaaatgaattaatatttttcaatcaatttaaatagTAGTGGAAGTATAATAATATAGGTGAAAACAAAAACgcactttttgttaaatatagatgTACTTGTGTACTTTATTAGATGCCAACATACCACTACATCACACTTATTACAAACGGTaatcttaaatttcaatattctgaaaagttcaatacattttcttcaataGGAGAAAGCGGAAAAACTCCGCTTAACGATATGTCCATATCACCTTCTTCCAATAACTCAAACTCCTGGGTGATGTCGTCTACGAAGCAGGCTCCGTTATTGTTTTCTGACTCCTCGTCGCTGTCCTCGTCGTCTTCATCGGCTTCGGTGATAGAGGTTATCATCTGTTAACTACATCCTGCTCGATGATGCCTTCTTTGTTCCATGCTTCATCAATGACTTTTCTTAGTGTGCTCCACGACTTTCTTCCATTCAGCAGAGGTAACATTTTCGATTGCCTCCATagttaacctttttgtttctgtAATGGTGAACAATTTATTGTTCCTCGCGACGTACCCCTTAACCTGAGCCCAGATTAATTCAATGCTATTGAAATGACAGTGGTAGGGTGGCAGTCGAACAACCTTGTGGCCAGCTTTTCGAGCTAAATCATCAATTATATAAGTGGGATTTGGgggtttattttgaattattagctcTAAAAGCTCCGCCTTTGTCATCTCTTCTTCGAACGTAATGTGATGTCGCTGAAGCCATTCCTGCATCTCAGCCTTTTTTGATGATTTATTCGGAACTTTATCCAATAGTTGCGAGTGGTAGGACGCATTGTCCATTACAATTGTAGATGGAGTACTGAGTTGTGGAAGCAGCGTGTCCTTGAACCAGGCTTGAAAAGTGACACCGTCCATTTCTTCGTGGGTAGTCTCCAGTACCCCCAGATTTAAATAGTAAGCAACATCCCGGGATAAATCCATTGCAACTCCCGGCATGGAGGAGGATCAGCCTTTCTCCCTTGCCTATAGGTGCAGCCATCGTTCCCGTTGTGGAACCATCAGACCAGCCTTTTGTTGGGCAGTGGCCCGCATTTACCCATGTCTCATCAATCCATACAATACTTTCCAAattttctttcttgatttttCGAAGGAACTGGCAACGCTTTGCTACAATGTCATTTCTCTCCAGTAAGATTcttcttttattgattttttcatatttaaaaccaatttcacCAAGAAGCGTTCGTAATGAAGATCTGCTGCCACGAAATAAGTCTGCATCCCTCAGAGAGATATGTAGCTTGTTTAAAGTAGGGTGTTCTTTTCTGgcatagtaattataaatatgccGTCGGATTGCATCTTGTTGGAAAGTATCAATTCTGGTCACTCTCCtagcaatattttcttttttttattaggagtCCCTAATGTTACACATACTCCTCCGCTGATTTTACTTGCTTTTTCCTTGCAAATACTGACTACAGTGTTTTTGTTTATGCACAGTGCAGCTGCGGCTCTATCCACTGCTTTATTAAGAGGCAGTAAGGGGCCCTTGTCttcttttttcaga
The Homalodisca vitripennis isolate AUS2020 chromosome 4, UT_GWSS_2.1, whole genome shotgun sequence DNA segment above includes these coding regions:
- the LOC124361214 gene encoding uncharacterized protein LOC124361214 yields the protein MPGVAMDLSRDVAYYLNLGVLETTHEEMDGVTFQAWFKDTLLPQLSTPSTIVMDNASYHSQLLDKVPNKSSKKAEMQEWLQRHHITFEEEMTKAELLELIIQNKPPNPTYIIDDLARKAGHKVVRLPPYHCHFNSIELIWAQVKGYVARNNKLFTITETKRLTMEAIENVTSAEWKKVVEHTKKSH